In Paramormyrops kingsleyae isolate MSU_618 chromosome 18, PKINGS_0.4, whole genome shotgun sequence, the DNA window GTACCTGATAAACTAATCACTTTGTATCTAATCTTAATACAGCTCTATGTAATTATACTACAAGACCTATGTTGACATtcgcatatactgtatacttaTAGCCTATCACTAGATATGTTTACTAATATGAGTTTAAAAATCTCCTAACAAGATCATGAACAAATTAATTCTAAGTTTTGATCTGTTTAGTTAATTAGAGCCAAACTGTCACGCTTCTGTTTCCACTTTCTCCACTAAAGACATAATCTTTTTATTCCGATGTTTTTTGATTGTTGTTTTTAACAATACATTATTTCATGGTAGCCTATAAATCGGAATTGACCTGAGATCAGTTactaaatatatacagtaatgtACCTTCGTCTTGACGTTCTTATCATCAAATTGTAATACTGTAAAACTTTTTGTCGTTATCAGTGCACATGAACATAAGTAACGAATTATGAACCTAAAAAGAAACAAGCGGCAAACGACGATGATGATTAATACAATATAAGACAGGATCACTTAGGATAGTTGTTATTTGTGATTCCAATTGCTTTAAGAATGTCGCAGCTTGTCAGATAATTTGCTTTAATAACAAGCAAAATTAAAAGCGTAATGTTCTTACGTGTTCCTTACGTGCGGGATCTCCGTTCTCGGCGCCGAGGTTCCCTCTCACCCGGAAAAAATGTTCACTTTCCGAAACGGGGTTGGGCAGTAAAGGACACGTTGGCGCAGGCAGCTTCAAAAccatttataaaaatatatataacgaCAGACCAAGTTCACAACGACGCCTCATGAATGTTTATAAACCGGTTTTCTGATAGAGACATATACTTTAAATGTGAGTGAAGTTACTAGTACATCGTATACGCATTACGGCAAAAAGACGCTCCGGCCTCCTGCATCATCCCAGCTGCCTCCTACAAACTGTTTCTTAGCAACAGGTCTGCCGCCCCCTGTCGCTGGTCACAGATTCGAGCCAATCCACCAATAGCCTATAGCGCATCCTGTAATGCACACCCCTATTTTATTGAAGATCAATTACAAAAAAGACGCAAACGCACACCAATGACAACAAGACTGCAACCTCTTATTTAGGCTACTGTATACTCccctggaaaaaaatatattcacaAATGCAAAAACTGAGCATTTTGTGTTGGCCCGTAAGTTTGGAAAGTATGGCCCAATAAATGGagattttatttagttatttatttatttttaaaaagaagtgTCACACGGTAGGCTATATTGTGTTTTACTGTGTTAATCGCATGTTTAAATGGAGGTTTGGGGTTAAATTAATGCTAGTGATGTAAGGCAACCCACACGACCACAATCCCACCACCACCGACTGTATCAAAGCAGATTAATCAATTTAAGAATATTAAAAGGACTTAAAAAATATAGCAGATACTCATTCCAGACTGGTCACCGGATATTAACCTACATCTTACTACAGGAACATTCTACATGTAAGACGAACACCAGAAATTAAGTGGTTTGAAATGTCCGAGTTGTTGTAGGCACAGGAGATATTACATCCCCAAAAACCTTTAAAAGAGAAtcaatatacagctgcagattGACAATTCAGGTTTATCACTTGACATGCTTCAAAGAATTTTGAATTCTTAAAAacctgaatatatatataaaacaaagaaCACAAATCAAGCCTGTATGAAAATCCAGCCCATGTCATATAGCTTGATTTAAGGACGTATGTTTGGTTTTCACATTtatagggaccaaatcagccccgaaGCCCTTGGCCACATAACACGACCGGTATTCCCACAGTACGAATAGGAACATATGTCGATCCCTACCGTCCATACCGAAATCTATAGGCTACCATTGGCTTGTTTGTAACAGTTCGTATTCCGTTAACGCATATTCTCGAAAGCATATTATAACAGTAGCCCTTTAAATTTAACAATAACATGTTGCGGTGTTACGCCATATTTTGTGACCGTCCTAATGTGTGACTCCATGGGCTGTTTCACATATTATTGGGAATTAATGCAAGGTTCCTGTTCACGTGCACTAGCCTTCTGCGCAAAATACACAACATTAAAACGCCAAATAAACAATCAGAAAGTAAAATAAGACATCTGAAAAGAATAACTagcatgtatttaaaaaaaaatacttatttGAAATCTGCATTAACATTAATATATAGGCCTATGCTTTGTGGATAGTTCTATTTAGGTTGCAGGAATCccctttgaaaaaaataaataaataaaagcgagcaatcgtaaaaaaaaaatgttgcaaCACCGGGTATATGATTTATAGCTGAAAATTACTTACTCTTTCAGGCACCTATATAATTCGCGAATACTGATTTTGAAAGAACATGCCCAAGAGTTGTCTCCAAGCTTCTGAGACAACACTAAGAAATACAAATAAGAGGATGGAACAGAAAATGGAAACGCTGCTGCCttgaaaaatgtaaattaattgcGGTACCTTATTTGTGAAAggtaaaataattacagtacgTGAAATGCGCAGAGGGCTCGTGCACGTGAACAAGAACCTTGCGTTCATTCCTAATAATACATGAAACAGCGCCCCTAGAGTCACATATTAGGAAGGTCACAAAATATGGTGTAACATCGGAAGTGACGTCAGCGATCCACAGCTTCAGAGCCGGGAACCTCTGCAGCTGCTGCGCAATTTGGGTGGCCTGGTgattatttcattgttttgcTTCTTTCTGCCAGTACCGCCTTAAAAGCCTGAAATTCAACGTAGCAATCATGACGGATGAGCAGGAGATTATGTGTAAATTAGAAAACATTAAAGAGATAAGGTAAGTTCGGAAACTGCTGTCTGTTTTAACAGTTGTATTAGTATATTTCAGCTAGCTGTTATTCCTAGACAAAATGCTCTTCTTCAAGACAGAAATTAAAATGCTTATTATGTGACTAGTATATAGACAGAGAAATTGCTAGCCGGTCATGAGAATTACAGTTTAAGCAGCGTTGTATCTTTTCTGTGCATATTGTAGCGCTTTATTCACTGCATGGAGACTGCCACTTAGATATGTGGCTAACTAGCTTTCTCGGTACACATCATTGTCAAGCGTCATGCTTTTCTAACTGAGAACACTACTAACAAAATAACAGCTGTATGACTCGTGCTGATAAGCGGTAAATGATGGACTAGCTGCTTTTGAAATGGGGAAATCGTTTTAAGTTTAGATCACCAATTTAAGGTGTAGCTATGCTTATGCTGGAGTACAACTTATTGCATTGTATTTTTCCATGCAAAGAACAACCAAATTTATGTTCTTGTTTTCTCATTGGGCTGACTGATCTGGAAAGCATATATAAACGGTAATGAGCGtgctttttttttacacttaatGATTTTCTCTGTTCTGGACTGCGTTTATTTCCCCAGAAACAAGACAATTCAAATGGAGAAGATAAAGTCCAGACTGAAGTCTGAGTTTGAAGCGTTGGAGTCTGAGGAGAAGCATCTTAAGGAGTACAAACAGGAGATGGACCTCCTGCTGCAGGAGAAGATGGCCCATGTGGAAGAGCTAAGACTGATTCATGCAGACATCAATGTGGTAAGCAATAATACTTTGAGAGGGGCAATTATTTGAAATGATGATTTCCATTGTGCTCTTTCACCCTCATCCCTATTGCCATGGTTTTAATCTTGGGTTGccaatttatttttcatttatgtgGAAGATGTTAGTTTCTCATGCAAATCTAAAGTTACCAAACGGCTAACTTAAGCAACATGCAGCCCGTACTGAaccttttattataataatcagGGCTACACGGTATACATTTTAGCATCATCGCTATTTGTACTTGCACAGTAATCACATCGCATTTGTTAGAACTGTCTTGCGTCTTGACACGACTCATGGCAACCCCACCAACTAATTTGACACACAGATAATAAGTAGATAAGTTCAATTTGGCTGTAGGTTATTTCAGGTAAGTTCATctacttttattttataaatatcgcTGTATTACTTGTGCATATTTCACATATCACAATGTGACATCGTGCAACCCTAATAATACCAATTATTCCCCTTCTGGCAGTTAATTGTTAgtgttttgttctttttctctcttttcaGATGGAGAACACAATCAAGCAGTCAGAGAATGACCTGAACAAGTTACTGGAATCAACACGACGCCTCCATGAAGAGTACAAGCCCTTGAAAGAGCATGTGGATGCACTGAGGATGACACTGGGACTCCAGAGGCTGCCAGACCTGTGTGAAGAGGAGGAGAAGCTATCTTTGGAGTGAGTATAAAACCTGTCTATATCAAACTGGTTGGGGCTGGCCGATATgaaccaaaaaccatatcttaGCATTTATAGGCAGAAAAGTGATGCACGATAAAAGGCTACTTGgcaaatgtttttaaaacttGAAGCCTGGCAACCACTTAAAGTACCAATAATTAGAAAGATCATCTGACCCActtgttagtttttcatgaaatgaaccaAGTGACATTGCTTTCTTACCTTTCCCATCCATCCACTTCCCTGTGCCACACTAAGATGTACTTACATCCCATAAGAGACGTAATGTACATTAGCAGAAACATTTTACCACGTGTGCAGCCTGAGGCAAGGACCAAAACAAACCAGCTGTGCTCCTATGTTAGAGGTTTAGTTAAATGTGTGTAATACTGTGTCTTTTGTCTCCCCATCACAATCGAGTTATGTTCAGGTTGACTTACGCAGTGGTGGAAATTCAGGTCtacaaaatacaaatccaggccaagttCTTGCTTCAACCATCCAGTTGAGtaatctgtgactgtgactctttatactcaactggctggtggaaacaaaaccttggtctggattaaaactttctggacctgaactttccacctctggactTATGTCCTCACTTCTCGGACGAAACCTGGACATAAGTTGATGGATACCTGCACCTCTTTTCTGATTAACAATTGAATGTTCTGTCCAGTTATTTTGAAAAACAGAAAGCAGAGTGGCACACAGAACCTCAAGAGCCCCCAATACCAGAGTCTCTTGCAGCTGCCGCAGCAGCTGCTCAGCAACTTCAAGTTGCGAGGAAACAAGATGCCAGACAGACAGCGACTTTCAGGCAGCAGCCTCCGCCAATGAAGGTGAACAGTCTCCTGTGTACACGGCAGCTTCATCACATAGCTTGTGCTCTTAATAGTGGAATGCTGGCGGTGAATGAATTGGGGGTGGTTGAGTGATGAACAACAGTCCAGTACAGTATTGTAAGCTAACCTGCTTGGGTCTGATCAAGCTGACCTTTTGAGCAGAACAGTGATCCTAAGCAGAGAATCATAAGTTCTAATCTTTTGAGAATTTGTGGCACTACTTGAAATATTGTGATCCACAAGTACTATTTAACCAACTTAACCGAGACCAGATCTATCAAGCAGAATGTGCAGAAATCACTCAGCACAAAGTTAGTAGATACCTACCGTAAAACATTTCTGTGCAGCAAATGGGAGCAAAACTATATATTGCTTATGCTTTGAATACCTTTTCTAGGTGGGTTATCTGATTAAGTCAATATTATTTTGTAAACACTGTAGTAATTGATGGAGTAGATATTTTTAGAgtaaatgtgtaaaataaatttgCTGATGTTATTCAGGTATTCATTTTGAAAGTTGTTTATCCAGTGATTGTGGAAAAAGTTCCTCACCAGCTGAATGCTGTCTGCTGTGCAATCGATCATGAATGGCACTGACACATTCTGTTAAGATTTGCATTAATGTCGGCTGACAATGATAACCTTTGTTTTCACGGCAAAGAGTAAATATTGCGCAGAGTGTTGCATATATTCAAAGTCCATGTCATATTTAGTTTTATTGCACTACACAGTGTACTGTATGACGACCTGGCATTTATTATCCCACATTTCCAAAAGTGAAATACTTCTTTCACCTGTGAATCATCCATGATATGTAAAAAGTTACGAATAGAACCTTTTGGCAGCTATTGTATTGCTGAGGAggaacataaataataataaaaaaatcttgtCTTTGTTTCAGGCTTGTCTGTCTTGCCATCAGCAAATCCACAGGAACGCTCCGATATGCCCTCTTTGCAAAGCAAAGAGCCGTTCCAGAAACCCAAAAAAGCCAAAAAGGAAGCCAGACGAATGAGGAAACACCCCATAATATTTCAGCTTTGGCTACTGGGACATTTTGTCCAACATATTTGCAGTCgtatcttttttttaaattttttttataacattctcataattttttaaagactgattttttttttccattcgtAAACACTGCCTAATATAAAGTGTTTTTGCATAATAAATTTGACATGTAAGGTGCTATATAAGTGTAAATAACCAGTGGTGTCTCATGGAAGAACATAAATTATGTTTTTAGTACtgttaatttagtcattttaatttcagttgTAATAGGtaaattttatgtatttttatgttctATGTAACTCTGTGTTGGTTTGTTGAACTGTGTGTGACCAGTGATCATATACCAGCCAGATAGCTGTCTTTTTCTCATGGGTATATTGTGCAAGAGGTGCTTTCCTCTTAAGCAAGTCATGCAGCTTGTTTTGTCGCAGTTGCAAATGACTGCTAATAAATCCGTTTTCTACAAAGGTTTTCCATAACTCTACAAAAAAGgcaaaataatgtttaaaactTAACTTGAGGAAATGATGCATTTCAATGCACTGTGACACTTCACATAATTTGTAAAAATCataatcaaatatttaaatggtTATGCATGCTCTAAATTTAAGAATGTTATGCTGCTGTTGTATAGACATAGTGTGGTATATATTGAGCTGTTTTAAGTGTATAAGATAAAAACCCTTTGTGAAATTTTTACAGAAAATTGTTCTGTATATTGTCACTGAAAGTATATGGTCAGCCTTCAGTTTCTTGTTTACATGTACACAAATGTTAGTATTACTAACAACTGTTCTCTGAGTAAGCCCTTAAAAGGTTTCATTCCAAAAGTCATGATTAAAATTTGTGTCATTGCCAACACGTTGGCTTTTGATTCATTTTAACTTATGTACATTAACATCtctttacaaaaataaaactacagtTCCTGTGATTTTCATTTCTAAGATGCATGTCTCTCTCAGTGCAGCTTTCAAAGCTCCTTTCCCCGAAACAGGTGGACATAGTTCTTGCTATGCTGCTGACCGGGAAGCATCAGTACCCTCAGGACGTCCTCCAGACTGTCCAGTACCGAGGGCAGAAAAACTCTAAGCAGCTCGTTTTGAGGTAACTAGTCTTACGCCCTGGTTAGATCAGTTAGCAGTTGCCAGCTATGTCCTGTTTGTGCAACATTGAAAACGTCCATGACGCCATAACAGCACCGAGTACATTTAGCATCTCTGGATGCATTTTATCTACCTCTGCAGCCTTTACACTGCAGAAGCCCTTGACCACTATAGGATCTTCAATACTCCATTGATCCATCTGAAGTTTTCAACACTACACCCTAATGAAAGGGAACTTTCATTAGcactcttcaaaattcctcttCTTGGTTTTTTATTTATAGTAACTGTTATCCGACTTTGCAACCATGAAGGCTGTATTTGCATATTATATGAGCATGCAAATCATTTACATTGACAAAATCTGCTTATATGTGTGCGGCACCTGAACAAGATGTAAGTCTTGTGCACGATGCACATTTACAAGATAGTTCTAACATTTTCAAAAGGAAATATGTCTACCCCAGATTTAATAAATCCATTTATTTTTTGCGTACGGATTTTTTCCACGATGAAATTCACTCAAAGATTGATAAGTAAGACCCCAGGGTCTTTTTTCATTTCCTTCACTCTGTCTATCTTTCACTGGCAAGTCGTAAATGGTGACGAAGTACAGAACATATCCACTCACACTGTGAATTGGGTCTGTATTTTGTAAGGGTTACCTCAATAATGCATCTGTGTTCCCAAGCTTTGAAAATTTCCAGCGCTGCATTCTAGCTGCGAAAATGTAGGCGCTGCAACGTTCCAACATTAAGTAGCTCAGAATGGCTTGTGGTCTATTATCAGACTAAACCCATATCCATATAGATctttgtgaaattaaaaaaaaaaaatcaattaaaccTTTTTGGAAAT includes these proteins:
- the zc4h2 gene encoding zinc finger C4H2 domain-containing protein, which translates into the protein MTDEQEIMCKLENIKEIRNKTIQMEKIKSRLKSEFEALESEEKHLKEYKQEMDLLLQEKMAHVEELRLIHADINVMENTIKQSENDLNKLLESTRRLHEEYKPLKEHVDALRMTLGLQRLPDLCEEEEKLSLDYFEKQKAEWHTEPQEPPIPESLAAAAAAAQQLQVARKQDARQTATFRQQPPPMKACLSCHQQIHRNAPICPLCKAKSRSRNPKKPKRKPDE